A genomic stretch from Mycobacteriales bacterium includes:
- a CDS encoding DUF3566 domain-containing protein: MTSGSGDSRMLGGVPMWGDPSGQGSMPRTSAVMPEAAARPAGDGSVAAAPPRPLTVGTSTAAKGKKGRRARLTVRRIDPWSTLKFSFVYGLAGMIVLLVAVVILYSIVDAMGVIASLRSFLADVSSNPNGGGLAVWLSFSRVMMVAVVVGAINVILFTAFATLTAFIYNVCTDIVGGVEVTLAERN; the protein is encoded by the coding sequence GTGACGAGCGGCTCGGGCGACTCCCGCATGCTCGGGGGCGTCCCGATGTGGGGCGACCCCAGCGGGCAAGGCTCGATGCCGCGCACGTCCGCAGTCATGCCTGAGGCAGCAGCCCGCCCCGCCGGCGATGGAAGTGTCGCCGCGGCGCCGCCGCGCCCACTGACCGTCGGCACCAGCACGGCGGCCAAGGGCAAGAAGGGTCGCCGCGCGCGGCTCACCGTCCGCCGGATCGACCCGTGGTCGACGCTGAAGTTCTCCTTCGTCTACGGCCTGGCCGGCATGATCGTATTGCTGGTCGCGGTCGTGATCCTCTACTCGATCGTCGACGCCATGGGCGTCATCGCCTCGCTGCGGTCGTTCCTCGCCGATGTCAGCAGCAACCCGAACGGCGGCGGGCTTGCGGTCTGGCTCAGCTTCAGCCGGGTCATGATGGTGGCGGTCGTGGTCGGAGCGATCAACGTGATCCTCTTCACGGCCTTCGCCACGCTGACCGCGTTCATCTACAACGTCTGCACCGACATCGTGGGCGGGGTCGAGGTCACGCTCGCGGAGCGCAACTAG